Proteins encoded within one genomic window of Empedobacter falsenii:
- a CDS encoding ABC transporter ATP-binding protein, translating into MQKQDLHYIIEVKNLSISFGDKQVLNNINFKVEQGDTLGIVGESGSGKSLTSLAIMGLLSPNATIHPESEILFRQDDKMIDLLKLSPKELEEIRGNEIGMIFQEPMTSLNPSLRCGEQVEEAIRLHQNLSKEEAKKKVLHLFEQVKLPNPERIYKAYPHELSGGQKQRVMIAMAISCEPKLLIADEPTTALDVTVQKATLDLLKELQEKNNMSMLFISHDLGVIANVCEEVLVMFRGDVVEQGNVETIFNHPKENYTKGLIACRPRLDERAKRLPTVNVFLENPNFETEIYTEEERETFHEKIYANPPILEVKNLKKYFYPSTLFGNATIPNVKAVDDISFKVYPGETMGLVGESGSGKTTLSRTVLLLEKPTAGEIYYNGIDITKLKKEEIRKLRREIQIIFQDPYSSLNPRQTVAQIITEPMQVHKIGQNKSERLQTASSLLQKVGLSDQDLNKYPHEFSGGQRQRIGIARALALNPKFIICDESVSALDVSVQAQVLNLLNDLKTEFGFTYIFISHDLAVVKYMSDQLLVMQHGEMKELDDADKVYAHPTTNYTKELIEAIPKL; encoded by the coding sequence ATGCAAAAGCAAGATTTACATTATATTATCGAAGTCAAAAATTTATCAATTTCTTTTGGAGATAAACAAGTTCTGAATAACATCAATTTCAAAGTAGAACAAGGTGATACATTAGGAATTGTTGGAGAATCTGGCTCTGGAAAGTCGTTAACTTCTTTGGCGATTATGGGTTTATTGTCTCCTAATGCGACAATTCATCCCGAAAGTGAAATTCTTTTTCGTCAAGATGATAAAATGATAGATTTGCTTAAACTTTCTCCTAAAGAACTGGAAGAAATAAGAGGAAATGAAATCGGAATGATTTTTCAAGAACCGATGACTTCTCTAAATCCAAGTTTGCGTTGCGGAGAACAAGTGGAGGAAGCGATTCGTTTACATCAAAATTTATCGAAAGAAGAAGCTAAAAAGAAAGTTCTTCATCTTTTTGAACAAGTTAAATTACCAAATCCCGAACGTATTTATAAAGCTTATCCGCACGAATTATCTGGTGGACAAAAGCAACGTGTAATGATTGCAATGGCGATTTCTTGCGAGCCGAAATTATTGATTGCCGATGAACCTACAACTGCTTTGGACGTTACAGTACAAAAAGCGACGTTAGATTTATTGAAAGAATTACAAGAAAAAAATAACATGAGTATGTTGTTTATTTCTCACGATTTGGGCGTGATTGCTAATGTTTGTGAAGAAGTTTTGGTGATGTTTCGTGGTGATGTTGTGGAACAAGGAAATGTAGAAACAATTTTTAATCATCCGAAAGAAAATTATACAAAAGGATTAATTGCTTGTCGACCTCGATTGGATGAACGTGCAAAACGTTTACCTACGGTAAACGTTTTCTTAGAAAATCCAAATTTCGAAACTGAGATCTATACAGAAGAAGAACGCGAAACTTTTCACGAAAAAATTTATGCAAATCCTCCAATTTTAGAGGTTAAGAATTTGAAGAAATACTTCTATCCTTCGACTTTATTTGGAAATGCAACAATCCCGAATGTAAAAGCTGTAGATGATATTTCGTTCAAAGTTTATCCGGGTGAAACAATGGGTTTAGTTGGCGAGTCGGGTTCTGGAAAAACAACCTTGAGTAGAACGGTTTTGTTATTAGAAAAACCAACTGCTGGCGAAATATATTATAATGGTATAGATATTACGAAACTGAAAAAAGAGGAAATTCGTAAATTAAGAAGAGAAATTCAGATTATTTTCCAAGATCCATATTCAAGTTTGAATCCTCGACAAACCGTTGCGCAAATTATTACGGAGCCAATGCAAGTACATAAAATTGGTCAGAATAAATCTGAACGATTACAAACGGCTTCATCTCTTTTACAAAAAGTAGGTTTATCAGATCAAGATTTGAACAAATATCCGCACGAATTTTCTGGTGGGCAACGTCAACGTATCGGGATTGCTCGTGCTTTGGCTTTAAATCCTAAATTTATCATTTGTGATGAATCTGTTTCTGCGTTGGATGTTTCTGTTCAGGCACAAGTTTTGAATTTATTAAATGATTTGAAAACCGAATTTGGTTTTACCTATATATTTATCTCGCACGATTTGGCTGTTGTAAAATATATGAGTGATCAATTATTGGTGATGCAACATGGAGAAATGAAAGAATTGGACGATGCAGACAAGGTTTATGCGCATCCGACAACAAACTATACCAAAGAATTGATAGAAGCGATTCCAAAGCTATAA
- the rpsT gene encoding 30S ribosomal protein S20, with product MANHKSALKRIRQSAVRRDRNKYYHKSARTAIKALRSESDKNEAETVFPKVSSMIDKLAKRNIIHKNKASNLKSKLAKHIAGLA from the coding sequence ATGGCAAATCATAAGTCAGCATTAAAAAGAATTAGACAATCAGCGGTAAGACGCGATCGTAATAAATATTATCACAAATCAGCTCGTACAGCTATTAAAGCTTTAAGATCTGAATCTGATAAAAATGAAGCAGAAACAGTTTTTCCAAAAGTTTCTTCAATGATTGATAAGTTAGCAAAAAGAAACATTATTCACAAGAATAAAGCTTCAAACTTAAAATCAAAGTTAGCGAAACATATTGCGGGATTAGCTTAA
- a CDS encoding C40 family peptidase, with translation MKASILGVAAVVCTMFITSCSSLTPVSEATEYSSRSFVPKPRAIEAQAKIINKHANLDVTPIEINDEAKSMVVLNSVLEETNELFAGFLLKEAETYIGTPYRYGGTTRSGIDCSAFVRNVFETFNKNLPRVSADQAREGFTVSTDEAKEGDLVFFATRGRGRVSHVGIVHGRNKDGVLEFIHSSTSQGVMVSSLNDRYWGPKFLYVKRIL, from the coding sequence ATGAAAGCATCGATATTAGGTGTAGCTGCAGTGGTTTGCACGATGTTTATAACATCATGTTCATCTTTAACCCCAGTTAGTGAAGCTACAGAATATTCTTCGAGAAGTTTCGTACCGAAACCAAGAGCTATTGAAGCTCAAGCTAAAATAATCAATAAACATGCCAATTTAGATGTTACACCAATAGAAATTAACGATGAAGCGAAATCTATGGTTGTGTTAAACAGCGTTTTAGAAGAAACGAATGAATTGTTTGCAGGATTTTTATTAAAAGAAGCAGAAACGTATATTGGTACACCTTACCGATACGGAGGCACAACAAGAAGTGGTATTGATTGTTCTGCCTTTGTTAGAAACGTTTTCGAGACTTTCAATAAAAATTTACCTCGTGTATCTGCAGATCAGGCAAGAGAAGGTTTTACAGTTAGTACAGACGAAGCAAAAGAAGGAGATTTGGTTTTCTTTGCAACAAGAGGTCGCGGTAGAGTTTCGCACGTAGGAATTGTTCATGGAAGAAATAAAGATGGAGTTTTAGAATTTATTCATTCATCTACTTCTCAGGGCGTTATGGTATCTTCTTTAAATGATAGATATTGGGGACCAAAATTCTTATACGTAAAAAGAATATTATAA
- a CDS encoding rhomboid family intramembrane serine protease, with protein sequence MGDISIVALAVIGLNVLVSWKGFNDLAFFEKYKFQVGSILYNKEYYRILSSGFLHVDFTHLLFNMLTLYFFANPVIGFFASPEGFLLGDFSNAKLNVGYGMFLLVFLAAVIGGNLLSLLIHKKETFYSAVGASGGVTGILFAAIAAFPEMELRLFFALPIPAWIFGILYLGYSVYGMKTNLGNIGHSAHLGGAIVGLLSAILFYPTILQINMYYILGMIVPLIVLFVMILREHRK encoded by the coding sequence ATGGGAGACATCTCTATTGTAGCATTAGCCGTCATTGGATTGAATGTTTTGGTAAGTTGGAAAGGTTTTAACGATTTAGCTTTTTTTGAAAAATATAAATTCCAAGTTGGGTCGATATTATATAATAAGGAATACTATAGAATTTTAAGTTCAGGATTTTTACATGTTGATTTCACTCATTTGTTATTCAATATGTTAACTCTTTACTTTTTTGCAAATCCTGTTATCGGATTTTTTGCGAGTCCAGAAGGATTTTTATTAGGCGACTTTTCGAATGCTAAACTAAATGTAGGTTACGGAATGTTTCTTTTAGTTTTTTTAGCAGCGGTTATTGGCGGAAATCTATTATCGTTGTTAATTCATAAGAAAGAAACTTTTTATTCGGCAGTAGGAGCTTCAGGTGGAGTAACAGGAATTTTGTTTGCTGCAATTGCAGCTTTTCCTGAAATGGAGTTAAGATTATTTTTTGCTTTACCAATTCCAGCTTGGATTTTCGGAATATTATATTTAGGATATTCAGTTTATGGAATGAAAACTAATTTAGGGAACATCGGACATTCAGCGCATTTAGGTGGCGCAATTGTGGGATTATTATCTGCAATATTATTTTATCCAACGATTTTACAAATCAATATGTATTATATTTTAGGAATGATTGTTCCATTAATTGTATTGTTTGTGATGATTTTACGAGAACATCGAAAATAA
- a CDS encoding DNA gyrase/topoisomerase IV subunit A, whose translation MQDNQESIKKVSGMYQEWFLDYASYVILERAIPSIYDGLKPVQRRILHSMRELEDGRYNKVANIVGNTMKYHPHGDMAISDAMVQIGQKELLIDMQGNWGNIYTGDRAAASRYIEARLTKFALEVVYNPKTTKWQPSYDGRNKEPIDLPIKFPLLLAQGVEGIAVGLSTKILPHNFNELIDASILHLKGKKFQIFPDFLTSGLVDVSDYNDGLRGGKVRIRAKILQEDKTTLKITEIPYGTTTGSLIDSVLKANDKGKIKIKKIEDNTAAEVEILIHLVPGSSPDKTIDALYAFTDCEISVSPNACVINEQTPEFLTVSEILIHNTNNTVELLKKELEIELDELQEQWHFSSLERIFIENRIYHDIEEEETWEGVISAIDKGLKPHIAHLVRTVTEEDITRLTEIRIKRISKFDLDKAQQFIESLEDKIENVKHHLANLIDYAIDYFKNLKTKYGKGKERKTEIRTFDTIDATKVAVANTRFYVDRNEGFIGTSLKKDEYLFECSDIDDIVVFKHDGSMIVTKVDAKTFVGKGIIHVGIWHKNDKRTIYNLIYRDGKNGPAYQKRFAVTGITRDKEYDLTAGNKGSEVLYFSANPNGEAEVVSIILKTHQRIKKLKFDINFADLAIKGRASKGNLVTKYPIKKVELKEEGVSTLAPRQIWFDTDTKRLNADGLGLLLGSFKGDDKILTINKKGEAKLVSFDLSNRFDEDLEIIEKWKPAKPISCVYYDAEKDRYFVKRFLLEDTFSLQAFYTLEDGKSSIKVVSTDYLPVIELIFPKVKGLEKEPEVINLEEFITVKGIKAQGNQLTTYKLKQINVLEPLPFEEPEEEEEPEEEPQPTLFDAIEENNNEEENIEE comes from the coding sequence ATGCAAGACAATCAAGAGAGCATCAAGAAGGTTTCTGGTATGTACCAAGAATGGTTTCTTGATTATGCCTCTTATGTAATTTTAGAACGAGCAATTCCATCTATTTACGATGGTTTGAAACCAGTTCAGCGTAGAATTTTACATTCAATGCGCGAGTTGGAAGACGGACGATATAACAAAGTTGCGAACATTGTAGGAAATACGATGAAATATCACCCACATGGTGATATGGCGATTTCTGATGCAATGGTTCAAATTGGTCAAAAAGAATTGTTGATCGATATGCAAGGAAACTGGGGAAATATCTACACTGGTGACCGAGCGGCTGCGTCGCGTTATATCGAAGCTCGATTGACTAAATTTGCGTTAGAAGTTGTCTATAATCCAAAAACTACAAAATGGCAACCGTCTTATGATGGTCGTAATAAAGAACCAATCGATCTTCCGATCAAATTTCCTTTGCTTTTGGCACAAGGAGTGGAAGGAATTGCAGTTGGTTTGTCAACAAAGATTTTACCGCACAATTTCAATGAGTTAATTGATGCGTCAATTTTACATCTGAAAGGAAAGAAATTTCAAATCTTCCCAGATTTTTTAACATCTGGTTTGGTTGATGTTTCTGACTATAATGATGGATTGCGTGGAGGTAAAGTGCGTATTCGTGCAAAGATTTTACAAGAAGATAAAACAACGTTAAAAATTACGGAAATTCCGTACGGAACAACGACAGGATCTTTGATTGATTCGGTTTTGAAAGCTAATGATAAAGGTAAAATCAAGATCAAAAAGATTGAAGATAATACAGCAGCTGAAGTTGAGATTTTAATTCATCTTGTTCCGGGAAGTAGCCCAGATAAAACGATTGACGCATTGTATGCATTCACGGATTGTGAGATTTCTGTTTCGCCAAATGCCTGTGTGATTAATGAACAAACACCTGAATTTTTAACAGTTTCTGAAATTTTAATTCACAATACAAACAATACAGTTGAATTGTTGAAAAAAGAATTAGAAATTGAGTTAGATGAATTGCAGGAACAATGGCATTTTTCTTCGTTGGAAAGAATTTTTATCGAGAATAGAATTTATCACGATATTGAAGAAGAAGAAACATGGGAAGGCGTAATTTCTGCAATTGATAAAGGATTAAAACCGCATATTGCACATTTAGTTCGTACAGTTACGGAAGAAGATATTACACGTTTAACAGAAATTAGAATCAAGCGTATTTCTAAATTTGATTTAGATAAAGCGCAACAATTTATTGAATCGTTAGAAGATAAAATCGAAAATGTAAAACATCATTTAGCAAATTTGATTGATTACGCGATTGATTATTTCAAAAATCTAAAAACAAAATACGGAAAAGGAAAAGAACGTAAAACAGAAATTAGAACGTTTGACACGATTGATGCGACTAAAGTTGCCGTTGCAAATACACGTTTTTATGTGGATAGAAACGAAGGTTTCATCGGAACTTCATTGAAAAAAGACGAATATTTATTCGAATGTTCTGATATTGATGATATTGTGGTTTTCAAACATGATGGTTCGATGATTGTGACAAAAGTTGACGCAAAAACGTTTGTTGGAAAAGGAATTATTCATGTCGGAATTTGGCATAAAAACGATAAACGTACTATTTATAACTTGATTTATCGCGATGGTAAAAATGGTCCGGCTTATCAAAAACGTTTTGCTGTTACAGGAATTACGCGAGACAAAGAATACGATTTAACGGCTGGTAACAAAGGTTCGGAAGTGTTGTATTTTTCAGCGAATCCAAATGGTGAAGCGGAAGTTGTGTCAATTATTTTGAAAACTCATCAACGAATCAAGAAGTTAAAATTTGATATTAATTTTGCTGATTTAGCGATTAAAGGTCGTGCATCAAAAGGTAATTTAGTAACAAAATATCCAATCAAAAAAGTAGAATTAAAAGAAGAAGGAGTTTCGACTTTGGCACCTCGTCAAATTTGGTTTGATACGGATACAAAACGTCTTAATGCCGATGGATTGGGACTTTTATTAGGTTCTTTCAAAGGTGATGATAAAATTTTAACGATTAATAAAAAAGGTGAAGCGAAATTGGTTTCGTTTGATTTGAGTAATCGTTTTGACGAAGATTTAGAAATTATCGAGAAATGGAAACCTGCAAAACCGATTTCTTGCGTGTATTATGATGCGGAGAAAGATCGTTATTTCGTGAAACGTTTCCTTTTAGAAGATACATTTTCTCTACAAGCTTTTTATACGTTAGAAGATGGTAAGTCATCAATAAAAGTTGTTTCGACAGATTATTTACCAGTTATTGAGTTGATTTTCCCGAAAGTAAAAGGTTTAGAAAAAGAACCAGAAGTGATAAATTTAGAAGAATTTATTACTGTTAAAGGAATTAAAGCACAAGGAAATCAGTTGACAACGTATAAATTAAAACAAATTAATGTCTTGGAACCGCTTCCGTTCGAAGAACCAGAAGAAGAGGAAGAGCCAGAAGAGGAACCGCAACCGACGCTTTTTGATGCGATTGAGGAGAATAATAATGAAGAAGAAAATATAGAAGAATAA